The Cuculus canorus isolate bCucCan1 chromosome 5, bCucCan1.pri, whole genome shotgun sequence genome window below encodes:
- the PRRG4 gene encoding transmembrane gamma-carboxyglutamic acid protein 4 translates to MFAALVLLCQLHGMVFAFPHCTGRLDNLKQPEQKDVFTSEKEANSFIGRHLLNNRFDFEAFTADNLERECLEELCSYEEAREVFEDPVKTMEFWKEYSTKGPKIKIGDETLQKINVTGLLVSLVAAGVLLVIIVLLVFYCCKSRCKSRQPPGYLDYVRNRRRNSSNIFRRHEEFSLHPLPLRTDDSGLPTYEQAVTSNGQHDVPPPPYPGPPKGRMFRKSMSLPAP, encoded by the exons ATGTTTGCCGCCTTGGTCCTGCTGTGTCAACTGCATGGGATGGTGTTTGCGTTTCCTCACTGCACAGGGAGATTAGATAACTTGAAGCAACCTGAACAGAAAGATg tGTTCACATCAGAAAAGGAGGCCAATTCATTCATTGGACGACACCTTCTGAATAACAGATTTGATTTTGAAGCATTCACAGCAGATAACCTGGAAAGAGAATGCCTTGAAGAGCTGTGCAGTTATGAAGAAGCAAGAGAAGTATTTGAAGACCCTGTTAAAACG ATGGAGTTTTGGAAAGAATATTCAACTAAAGgccctaaaataaaaatag GTGATGAGACACTACAAAAGATTAACGTTACAGGACTTCTCGTCAGTCTAGTTGCTGCTGGAGTACTGTTAGTTATAATTGTACTGCTTGTCTTCTACTGCTGCAAAAGCAGATGCAAATCAAGGCAACCACCAGG GTACTTGGATTATGTAAGAAATAGAAGACGCAATTCATCTAACATCTTCAGAAGGCATGAAGAGTTTTCTTTACACCCACTTCCCCTCAGAACTGACGATTCAGGACTACCAACGTATGAGCAAGCAGTTACTTCAAATGGACAACATGATGTGCCACCACCCCCTTATCCAGGGCCACCGAAAGGGCGGATGTTTAGGAAGTCTATGTCACTCCCTGCCCCTTAG